The Triticum aestivum cultivar Chinese Spring chromosome 7B, IWGSC CS RefSeq v2.1, whole genome shotgun sequence genome window below encodes:
- the LOC123162538 gene encoding uncharacterized protein: MRGEMSPRRCRRRTAPPSPPPASLPDADDLLREILLRLPPRPSSLPRASLVCKRWRSIVSDPQFQRLFRAHHGKPPLLGFFLDGSLSSPFFPMLDRPDRIPSARFSMLLYERNRIIDCRHGLVLFLCPGPPRRLLVWDPVSREQRHLISPPELDSDQLFIFNGAVLRPAGGQGCSSSHFQVALVARDGACTRVSICVYSSETGIWSNVKSLQMKLSIPIERASTSIGNSLCWLLPVHDQNVILEFDLVKQTLAVTELPVPVEPDYQNLWIIPAEDGGLGFIHLSQFHAELWKRMPDSDGLDAWVLDRAIEFEELKPTCKGYSPALVGFAEESNAILVQTDSGVFMVYLQSTEFKKVSDLSVFCIHYPFACFYPAGTGIGDVHGGDEVLNNM, from the exons ATGAGAGGGGAGATGtctccccgccgctgccgccgccgcaccgctccgccgtctccgccgcctgctTCTCTGCCAGACGCCGACGACCTGCTCCGGGAAATTCTCCTCCGCCTCCCCCCGCGGCCTTCCTCCCTCCCCCGGGCCTCCCTCGTCTGCAAGCGTTGGCGCAGCATCGTCTCCGACCCCCAATTCCAACGCCTCTTCCGCGCCCACCACGGCAAGCCTCCTCTCCTTGGTTTCTTCCTCGATGGGAGTCTCTCCTCTCCCTTTTTTCCAATGCTGGATCGACCAGATCGCATCCCCAGCGCTCGCTTCTCCATGCTTCTATACGAGAGAAACCGCATCATCGACTGCCGCCACGGCCTTGTCCTTTTCCTCTGCCCAGGGCCGCCGCGCCGCTTACTTGTGTGGGACCCCGTCTCCCGCGAGCAGCGCCACCTCATCTCCCCACCAGAGCTGGACAGCGACCAGTTGTTCATCTTCAACGGGGCGGTGCTGCGCCCTGCCGGCGGCCAAGGCTGCAGTTCAAGCCATTTCCAGGTGGCCCTTGTAGCCCGTGACGGAGCATGTACGAGAGTTTCCATATGCGTTTACTCATCGGAGACTGGGATATGGAGCAACGTCAAATCACTGCAGATGAAATTGAGTATACCTATCGAAAGAGCCAGTACTTCGATTGGGAACTCCCTTTGCTGGTTACTTCCGGTGCATGATCAAAATGTCATACTTGAGTTTGATCTGGTTAAGCAGACCCTAGCTGTGACAGAGCTGCCAGTACCTGTGGAACCTGACTATCAAAATTTATGGATTATCCCAGCCGAAGATGGTGGGCTTGGCTTCATCCATCTCTCACAATTTCATGCCGAATTATGGAAGAGAATGCCTGATTCTGATGGTTTGGATGCATGGGTGCTCGATAGAGCTATTGAGTTTGAGGAGCTCAAACCAACTTGCAAGGGATACTCACCCGCTTTAGTGGGGTTTGCCGAGGAGAGTAATGCAATCCTTGTACAGACAGATTCTGGTGTCTTCATGGTCTATCTCCAGTCAACGGAGTTTAAGAAAGTTTCTGATCTGAGTGTCTTCTGTATCCATTATCCATTTGCATGTTTCTATCCTGCAG GCACTGGCATTGGTGATGTACATGGTGGAGATGAAGTGTTGAACAATATGTGA